A single genomic interval of Rhodothermus profundi harbors:
- a CDS encoding CRISPR-associated endoribonuclease Cas6, with translation MRLRLFLTPACEPVPFTYPYRLAGVLHRWLGQNDWHDGLSLYSFGWLQGGRLGKDGLYFPKGAFWTLSFYEGEQVQRVVAGIFREPAVIAGMAVAEVQAVPIPVFGERVVFRVESPVVARRVRADGGRDYLTWADEGADEVLTRVFRRKLTAAGLGHLAPQASMRFDRRYRGAKTKLVRIKGIDHRGSMCPVIVEGPPEAVQFAWLVGAGELTGCGFGALGEPIGPSVRVRRRPRPKRKARN, from the coding sequence ATGCGTCTTCGCCTGTTTTTGACGCCTGCTTGCGAGCCGGTACCGTTTACCTATCCTTATCGGCTGGCGGGGGTGCTGCATCGCTGGCTGGGCCAGAATGACTGGCACGATGGATTGAGTCTGTACAGCTTCGGCTGGCTGCAGGGCGGACGATTGGGAAAAGACGGGTTGTATTTCCCGAAAGGAGCTTTCTGGACGCTCAGTTTCTATGAAGGAGAGCAGGTGCAGCGGGTGGTGGCAGGCATTTTTCGGGAGCCGGCGGTGATTGCGGGCATGGCTGTAGCCGAGGTGCAGGCAGTGCCGATTCCGGTATTTGGGGAGCGGGTGGTATTCCGGGTGGAAAGTCCGGTAGTGGCGCGGCGGGTGCGGGCTGATGGGGGGCGGGATTACCTGACCTGGGCGGATGAAGGAGCCGACGAGGTACTCACGCGCGTCTTTCGGCGCAAGCTGACAGCGGCGGGGCTGGGCCATCTGGCGCCGCAGGCGAGCATGCGTTTTGACCGCCGCTACCGAGGGGCCAAGACCAAGCTCGTGCGCATCAAGGGCATCGATCACCGGGGCAGCATGTGTCCCGTGATTGTCGAAGGTCCGCCTGAGGCGGTGCAATTTGCCTGGCTGGTCGGGGCCGGCGAACTCACCGGCTGTGGCTTCGGCGCCCTGGGGGAGCCGATAGGGCCCTCTGTGCGGGTACGCAGACGTCCACGCCCGAAAAGAAAGGCGCGAAACTAA
- a CDS encoding helix-turn-helix transcriptional regulator, translating into MAGHATGGRPLRGPQILRLQRLIEWLRSGRPLTTARAARHFEVSRRTIASDIEYLRRLGVPVAYDRRRQTYYLEEPFTDNLPLIAMDRAELAAFLVARLALEAFGDTPDAALLEAAVERLAAHLPEPIHVDPDTLTRTLRFEMGPRPRTPLRYLDVLRRAAAEQRVVHLRYYANYADAVTERDVEPYAVVAYQSRWYLVAYCRLREAMRDFRIDRIRHLEVREETFTRRPDFDLEAYLGPAFGMHRDERTYAVHLRFSPYQARWIREEQWHPSQVLIERPDGSLDVHLQVTGLADVARWVLSYGAECEVIGPPVLRHRIASEARRMAERYGAPVYRGPHTPSRSQTT; encoded by the coding sequence ATGGCCGGGCATGCGACCGGCGGCCGCCCGCTTCGAGGGCCGCAGATTTTGCGGTTGCAGCGTCTGATCGAATGGTTACGCAGTGGGCGTCCACTAACGACGGCGCGTGCGGCGCGTCATTTTGAGGTATCTCGTCGCACGATTGCCAGCGACATTGAGTACCTGCGGCGGTTGGGCGTGCCGGTCGCGTATGATCGCCGACGGCAGACCTACTATCTGGAGGAGCCGTTCACGGACAATCTGCCGTTGATTGCGATGGACCGGGCCGAGCTGGCTGCGTTTCTGGTGGCCCGGTTGGCGTTGGAGGCGTTTGGGGACACACCGGATGCAGCGTTACTGGAGGCCGCGGTTGAGCGTCTGGCAGCGCATCTGCCCGAGCCGATTCATGTGGATCCTGACACGCTCACGCGCACGCTACGCTTCGAGATGGGGCCTCGGCCGCGCACGCCACTGCGCTACCTGGACGTGTTGCGCCGGGCGGCTGCTGAGCAGCGGGTGGTCCATCTGCGCTACTATGCCAACTATGCGGACGCCGTTACCGAGCGCGACGTGGAGCCCTATGCCGTCGTGGCTTACCAGAGCCGCTGGTACCTGGTTGCTTACTGCCGGTTGCGGGAGGCCATGCGGGACTTCCGGATCGACCGCATTCGCCATCTGGAAGTGCGGGAGGAGACGTTTACCCGGCGGCCGGATTTCGACCTGGAAGCGTACCTGGGGCCGGCTTTTGGGATGCACCGGGATGAGCGGACCTATGCAGTGCATCTGCGTTTTTCGCCGTATCAGGCGCGCTGGATTCGGGAAGAGCAGTGGCATCCCAGCCAGGTGCTGATTGAGCGTCCGGACGGGTCGCTGGATGTGCATCTGCAGGTGACGGGGCTGGCCGATGTGGCGCGCTGGGTGCTCAGCTATGGGGCCGAGTGCGAGGTGATCGGTCCGCCGGTGCTGCGCCATCGCATTGCCAGCGAAGCCCGCCGTATGGCGGAGCGTTACGGTGCGCCTGTTTATCGGGGGCCGCACACGCCTTCCCGTTCACAGACGACTTAA
- a CDS encoding Na+/H+ antiporter NhaC family protein: MRARTIVWLLGIMLGLTHAVAAQPHLRVPGLVLKDLPFTVTLEGVASDSGYAVHVAGQTYALKLIDGVLKADSVRAMRSGRVAVVLTRGDRVLAQAEVRVLPGWTSVLPPLLAIVIALLFRRVVPALFLGIWLGAWLAVDFSLAGLWQGLLDTFDVYVRNALANPDHAAIVLFSLMIGGMVGIISKNGGMQGVVNRIVRWASDPRRGQLATAVLGLLIFFDDYANTLVVGNTMRPVTDRLRISREKLAYIVDSTAAPVAALAFVTTWIGYEVGLVGTAVAQLPGYDESAYSIFLNSIPYSFYPWLALLFVFAVAWSQRDFGPMYRAEVRARSTGQVLGPNARIDEAAAEGRELRPPADKPHRARNALIPILVLFVSVLGGLYATGEGETLREIIGSADSYRALMWGSLLGVLTAAALSIGQRILTLDETMEAWYAGLRSMFFAMIILLLAWALSSITEELRTAQYLSSVLSERLAPGLVPALVFVLSAATAFATGTSWGTMGILLPLVVPLAWHVLAASGLHTEAEYHHIIYSTVSAVLAGAVWGDHCSPISDTTILSSMASGCDHVEHVRTQLPYALFVGLVAVLLGTLPTGFGLPWWVAMPVAATVLLFGLRLFGKKVPASPEPVEG; encoded by the coding sequence CGTAGCGGCGCAGCCGCATCTACGGGTGCCCGGCCTTGTGTTGAAGGACCTGCCCTTTACGGTGACCCTGGAGGGTGTCGCGTCCGATAGCGGTTATGCTGTGCACGTAGCCGGCCAGACGTATGCCCTGAAGCTAATCGATGGCGTCCTCAAAGCCGACAGCGTGCGGGCCATGCGCAGCGGTCGGGTTGCGGTGGTGCTGACGCGGGGAGATCGGGTGCTGGCTCAAGCCGAAGTGCGGGTGTTGCCGGGGTGGACCTCGGTGTTGCCGCCTCTGCTGGCCATTGTCATTGCCCTGTTGTTTCGGCGGGTTGTGCCTGCGCTGTTTCTGGGAATCTGGCTGGGGGCCTGGCTGGCCGTCGATTTTTCGCTTGCCGGTCTATGGCAGGGGCTGCTCGACACGTTCGATGTGTACGTCCGCAACGCGCTGGCTAACCCGGATCATGCAGCCATTGTGCTTTTTTCGCTGATGATCGGGGGAATGGTGGGGATCATTTCAAAAAATGGGGGGATGCAGGGCGTGGTCAATCGCATCGTGCGCTGGGCCAGCGATCCCCGGCGTGGCCAACTGGCTACAGCCGTGCTGGGGCTACTGATTTTCTTCGATGACTATGCCAACACGCTGGTGGTGGGCAACACCATGCGGCCCGTCACCGACCGCCTTCGCATCTCTCGCGAAAAACTGGCCTACATTGTCGATTCAACCGCAGCTCCGGTCGCTGCGCTGGCTTTCGTGACAACCTGGATCGGCTATGAAGTGGGACTGGTTGGAACCGCCGTGGCCCAGCTTCCCGGCTATGATGAGAGTGCGTATTCCATTTTTCTGAATTCCATTCCCTACAGCTTTTATCCCTGGCTGGCCCTGCTATTTGTGTTTGCTGTAGCCTGGTCGCAGCGAGACTTTGGGCCGATGTACCGGGCGGAAGTGCGGGCGCGGTCGACCGGCCAGGTGCTGGGACCAAACGCACGCATTGATGAAGCTGCGGCCGAAGGCCGCGAGTTGCGCCCGCCTGCCGACAAACCACACCGCGCGCGCAATGCCCTGATTCCTATCCTCGTCCTGTTTGTTTCGGTGCTGGGAGGGCTCTACGCAACCGGGGAAGGGGAAACGCTCCGGGAGATCATCGGCAGCGCTGATTCGTACCGGGCGCTCATGTGGGGATCGCTGCTGGGCGTGTTAACAGCGGCAGCCCTTTCGATAGGCCAGCGGATCCTGACGCTCGACGAGACCATGGAGGCCTGGTACGCGGGCCTGCGTTCCATGTTTTTTGCCATGATTATTCTGCTGCTGGCCTGGGCGCTTTCCTCGATTACGGAGGAGCTGCGCACGGCCCAGTATCTGTCGTCGGTGCTCAGCGAGCGACTGGCGCCTGGACTGGTACCGGCGCTTGTGTTTGTGCTGTCTGCTGCCACGGCTTTTGCCACCGGCACAAGCTGGGGAACCATGGGTATTCTGCTGCCGCTGGTTGTGCCCCTGGCCTGGCATGTGCTGGCTGCCAGCGGACTGCATACCGAGGCGGAGTATCACCATATCATCTACTCGACCGTCTCAGCGGTGCTGGCTGGCGCTGTCTGGGGCGACCACTGCTCGCCCATCTCCGACACGACGATTCTTTCGTCGATGGCTTCGGGCTGTGATCATGTGGAGCATGTGCGCACGCAGCTCCCCTATGCGCTGTTTGTCGGACTGGTGGCGGTATTGCTGGGCACGCTGCCGACGGGTTTTGGTTTGCCCTGGTGGGTGGCCATGCCTGTGGCGGCAACTGTGCTGCTGTTTGGGCTGCGGTTGTTCGGAAAGAAAGTTCCGGCATCACCTGAGCCCGTTGAGGGATAA